The following proteins are encoded in a genomic region of Acidobacteriota bacterium:
- a CDS encoding antitoxin: protein MRTTVTIDDDVLAVARALAAQRGGSLGSALSDLARRGFRRTPADEDDGLPVFRVAADAPSITSEDVQKALSDWP, encoded by the coding sequence ATGCGTACCACCGTCACCATTGATGATGACGTACTGGCTGTCGCTCGGGCGCTTGCGGCGCAGCGCGGCGGCAGCTTGGGAAGTGCGCTGTCGGACCTTGCGCGCCGAGGCTTCAGGCGCACCCCGGCTGATGAAGATGACGGACTTCCAGTATTCCGTGTTGCAGCCGACGCCCCCTCCATTACCAGTGAGGACGTACAGAAGGCGCTG